In Salana multivorans, a single genomic region encodes these proteins:
- a CDS encoding beta-galactosidase, whose product MANELDVRDGLELTDRGLRRDGRGWIPVSGELHYSRVPRERWGERVRQVRAGGIDVVSTYVPWIHHVAAPGDARFDGGLDVGAFVDVVRAEGLDVVLRIGPWVHGEIRNGGLPDWVQAAPVRHRTNDPAYLDLVRTWFGQLAGALDGRGTPATVLAIQLENELDDRPDHLLRLKRLAREAGMSSPIWTATAWGGARLPRGEVLPLFGGYADGFWLDADEPWHPSFRAHFFFSHVWDDPGIGADVRPARETDADDATDGHAPTAEPAGAGGTDAAFPPATCELGGGMATAYHRRPWPSARDVAAVAHTKIGNGSTWQGYYMYAGGTNPGPDLQESHASGYPNDLAPLGYDFHAPVAASGRLRGSHALLRRQHAFLGAFADLLATMPSHLPDVLPAGVEDRATPRWAVRGNDESGFLLLNAHQPYEPVGPHEDARFTVAFPGRTVTLPSTPVVIPPGTMARWPVGLAAGGVTVEWATASVLTLLAGPVPVLVLVEDEGIAVEVAVRDGGTVGVRPLVPGRRPHRIETSGGRLDVLVVPAAEADDLWVQAGDAPDARRLLLSPDEVTWDVSGLVSARTPRAKARVLAYDVPRRSFEDLPLALVEGAAEVLDLRPAMTAAPGTVPSSYGSSGRRASAPDAGTVAGLAATFVLDAPAALDDPDACLEIDWAGDVAQLVVDGEVVDDQLWDGSPWLVSSVDRGVRAGARIELRLLPLSREAPVHLPPPARARLRDSAGQLLALDAVRLSRRALWRERRAAATALDRRAP is encoded by the coding sequence ATGGCCAACGAGCTGGACGTCCGCGACGGGCTCGAGCTGACCGACCGCGGGCTGCGCCGGGACGGACGCGGGTGGATCCCGGTCTCGGGCGAGCTGCACTACTCCCGCGTCCCGCGCGAGCGCTGGGGCGAGCGCGTGCGCCAGGTGCGGGCCGGCGGGATCGACGTCGTGTCGACGTACGTCCCGTGGATCCACCACGTCGCCGCCCCCGGCGACGCGCGGTTCGACGGCGGCCTCGACGTCGGGGCCTTCGTCGACGTCGTGCGCGCCGAGGGGCTCGACGTCGTGCTGCGGATCGGGCCGTGGGTCCACGGCGAGATCCGCAACGGCGGCCTGCCGGACTGGGTCCAGGCGGCCCCGGTCCGCCACCGGACGAACGACCCGGCCTACCTCGACCTCGTCCGCACCTGGTTCGGGCAGCTCGCCGGCGCGCTGGACGGACGCGGCACGCCCGCGACCGTCCTGGCGATCCAGCTCGAGAACGAGCTGGACGACCGGCCCGACCACCTCCTCCGGCTCAAGCGCCTCGCGCGCGAGGCCGGGATGAGCTCCCCGATCTGGACCGCGACCGCGTGGGGCGGTGCCCGGCTCCCGCGCGGCGAGGTCCTTCCGCTGTTCGGCGGGTACGCCGACGGGTTCTGGCTCGACGCCGACGAGCCGTGGCACCCGTCCTTCCGCGCCCACTTCTTCTTCTCCCACGTCTGGGACGACCCCGGGATCGGTGCGGACGTGCGGCCGGCGCGGGAGACCGACGCCGACGACGCCACCGACGGCCACGCACCCACCGCCGAGCCCGCCGGCGCCGGTGGAACCGATGCGGCCTTCCCCCCGGCGACCTGCGAGCTCGGCGGCGGCATGGCGACCGCGTACCACCGCCGTCCCTGGCCGTCGGCGCGCGACGTCGCCGCGGTGGCCCACACCAAGATCGGCAACGGCTCGACGTGGCAGGGCTACTACATGTACGCGGGCGGGACGAACCCCGGACCGGACCTGCAGGAGTCGCACGCGTCCGGCTACCCCAACGACCTCGCACCGCTCGGCTACGACTTCCACGCCCCGGTCGCGGCGTCCGGCCGACTGCGCGGCTCGCACGCGCTGCTGCGCCGCCAGCACGCGTTCCTCGGAGCCTTCGCCGACCTGCTCGCGACGATGCCGTCGCACCTCCCGGACGTCCTGCCCGCCGGTGTCGAGGACCGCGCGACCCCGCGCTGGGCCGTCCGCGGCAACGACGAGTCGGGATTCCTCCTGCTCAACGCCCACCAGCCGTACGAGCCGGTCGGCCCGCACGAGGACGCGCGGTTCACCGTCGCGTTCCCCGGTCGGACCGTGACGCTGCCGAGCACCCCCGTCGTGATCCCCCCGGGCACGATGGCGCGGTGGCCCGTCGGGCTCGCGGCCGGCGGCGTCACCGTGGAGTGGGCCACCGCCTCAGTGCTCACGCTCCTGGCCGGACCGGTGCCCGTCCTCGTGCTCGTGGAGGACGAGGGGATCGCCGTCGAGGTGGCGGTCCGCGACGGCGGGACGGTCGGCGTCCGGCCCCTCGTCCCGGGCCGGCGCCCGCACCGGATCGAGACGAGCGGCGGACGCCTCGACGTCCTCGTCGTCCCCGCCGCCGAGGCCGACGACCTCTGGGTCCAGGCGGGCGACGCCCCGGACGCGCGGCGGCTGCTCCTGTCCCCCGACGAGGTCACCTGGGACGTCTCCGGGCTCGTGTCGGCGCGAACCCCTCGCGCGAAGGCCCGCGTCCTCGCCTACGACGTGCCGCGCCGGTCGTTCGAGGACCTGCCCCTCGCCCTCGTCGAAGGTGCGGCGGAGGTGCTGGACCTCCGGCCGGCCATGACCGCCGCCCCGGGGACGGTCCCGTCGTCCTACGGCTCGTCCGGTCGCCGTGCCTCGGCGCCCGACGCGGGGACGGTCGCCGGCCTCGCCGCGACGTTCGTCCTCGACGCGCCGGCCGCCCTCGACGATCCCGACGCCTGCCTGGAGATCGACTGGGCGGGCGACGTCGCGCAGCTCGTCGTCGACGGCGAGGTCGTCGACGACCAGCTCTGGGACGGCTCACCGTGGCTCGTGTCGAGCGTGGACCGGGGCGTCCGCGCGGGTGCCCGGATCGAGCTGCGCCTCCTCCCGCTGTCCCGCGAGGCCCCGGTCCACCTGCCGCCGCCAGCCCGCGCGCGGCTGCGGGACTCGGCCGGTCAGCTCCTCGCGCTCGACGCGGTCCGCCTGTCGCGACGGGCGCTCTGGCGCGAGCGGCGAGCGGCCGCGACGGCGCTCGACCGCCGCGCTCCTTGA
- a CDS encoding sugar-binding domain-containing protein, whose product MDHPSSAHVPATADTAAVVPDPWHLDLAGEWSCTLDPDGVGEREAWFATTPDAAVALTLPGSLQEQGLGDPVGLDTPWTGSIVDRSFFTDERYAPYRRPDTFAVPFWLQPRVYYRGAAWFSREIEIPPAWSGRRVRLSLERVHWESTVWVDGERIGSERSLTTPHHHDLGRLAPGRHLLTLRVDNRTVVDVGPNAHSVSDHTQGNWNGVVGDLRLTALPEVRIRRVRVFPDAAARTATVRVDLVGGTGGTGSGDVRVVARRVRADGTVDDAASTAATVGFVGEHSRDLGERGVTESSAHVDVSLDLGADAPLWDEFHPGRHELTVELATTVDGREHRDVARTVLGLRDVAVRDGRITVNDRPTFFRGTLECAVFPLTGYPPTDVAAWRRIIEVCRAHGLNLLRFHSWCPPRAAFDAADAAGMYLQVEGPLWANQGAALGEGRAVDAFLVEETRRILDEYGNHPSFVVMAHGNEPAGRDAEFLGAWVHGTRAMDPRRLYTSAAGWPAIPANDLDNVPEPRAHRWGEGLTSRLNACPPSTTSDYRAWVEATPRPIVSHEIGQWCAYPDLDEIGRYRGLMQPRNLEIFRDFLAAAGLEDRAAELLHASGRLQTLCYKEDVEAALRTEGFGGFHLLGLSDFPGQGTALVGVLNAFWESKGYCAPEEFARFCGPTVPLARLPRRTWRHGDDLTFEVQVAHFGAAELTGARVTWSLRDDAGTEVLGGVVAEAVDLPLGNGTRLGTVTVPTRRRGQVDRAERLTLWLGIETGDAVHANDWPLWFYPDAGPAADVPADSAADVPAGPPSGVVVTGEVDEAIRLATDGARVLLELAPDAIGNDVALGFTTVFWNTAWTEGQGPHTLGLVHDPAHRLFRDFPSDGHTDWQWWELLHGARAMLVDGLPDGLEPTVRAIDTWFEARRLGVLVEARLGAGTVAVTSLNLQASPDRPAAAHFRRRLLDHLASDEAPPEAEITPAQLRGLLR is encoded by the coding sequence GTGGACCACCCCTCGTCAGCCCACGTCCCAGCCACCGCCGACACCGCCGCCGTCGTGCCGGACCCCTGGCACCTCGACCTCGCGGGCGAGTGGAGCTGCACCCTCGACCCGGACGGCGTCGGCGAGCGCGAGGCGTGGTTCGCCACGACGCCCGACGCCGCCGTGGCGCTCACCCTGCCCGGTTCGCTCCAGGAGCAGGGCCTCGGCGACCCGGTCGGTCTCGACACCCCGTGGACGGGCAGCATCGTCGACCGCTCGTTCTTCACCGACGAGCGCTACGCCCCCTACCGCCGCCCGGACACGTTCGCCGTGCCGTTCTGGCTCCAGCCGCGCGTCTACTACCGCGGCGCGGCGTGGTTCTCCCGCGAGATCGAGATCCCGCCGGCGTGGTCGGGCCGTCGCGTGCGGCTGAGCCTCGAGCGCGTGCACTGGGAGTCCACCGTGTGGGTCGACGGCGAGCGCATCGGCTCCGAGCGCAGCCTCACCACGCCGCACCACCACGACCTCGGCCGGCTCGCCCCCGGGCGCCACCTGCTGACGCTCCGCGTGGACAACCGCACCGTCGTCGACGTCGGGCCGAACGCGCACAGCGTCTCGGACCACACGCAGGGGAACTGGAACGGCGTCGTCGGCGACCTCCGGCTCACCGCCCTGCCCGAGGTGCGCATCCGCCGCGTGCGCGTGTTCCCCGACGCCGCCGCCCGCACGGCCACCGTCCGCGTCGACCTCGTCGGCGGCACCGGTGGGACGGGGTCCGGCGACGTGCGGGTCGTCGCCCGTCGCGTCCGGGCGGACGGGACGGTCGACGACGCGGCCTCCACCGCCGCGACCGTCGGCTTCGTCGGCGAGCACTCGCGCGACCTCGGCGAGCGCGGCGTCACCGAGTCGAGCGCCCACGTCGACGTCTCGCTCGACCTGGGCGCCGACGCGCCCCTGTGGGACGAGTTCCACCCGGGCCGGCACGAGCTGACGGTCGAGCTCGCCACGACGGTCGACGGCCGGGAGCACCGCGACGTCGCGCGCACCGTGCTCGGCCTGCGGGACGTCGCGGTGCGGGACGGGCGGATCACCGTCAACGACCGGCCGACGTTCTTCCGCGGCACCCTGGAGTGCGCCGTCTTCCCGCTCACGGGCTACCCGCCGACGGACGTCGCGGCCTGGCGACGCATCATCGAGGTCTGCCGCGCCCACGGCCTCAACCTCCTGCGGTTCCACTCCTGGTGCCCGCCCCGGGCGGCGTTCGACGCGGCCGACGCGGCGGGGATGTACCTCCAGGTCGAGGGACCGCTGTGGGCCAACCAGGGGGCGGCGCTCGGCGAGGGCCGCGCCGTCGACGCGTTCCTGGTCGAGGAGACCCGGCGCATCCTCGACGAGTACGGCAACCACCCCTCCTTCGTCGTCATGGCGCACGGGAACGAGCCGGCCGGCCGCGACGCCGAGTTCCTCGGCGCCTGGGTGCACGGCACCCGGGCGATGGACCCGCGCCGGCTCTACACGAGCGCCGCCGGCTGGCCGGCGATCCCAGCGAACGACCTCGACAACGTCCCCGAGCCGCGCGCCCATCGCTGGGGCGAGGGGCTGACGTCGCGGCTGAACGCGTGCCCGCCGAGCACGACGAGCGACTACCGCGCGTGGGTCGAGGCGACGCCGCGGCCGATCGTCAGCCACGAGATCGGCCAGTGGTGCGCGTACCCCGACCTCGACGAGATCGGGCGGTATCGGGGGCTCATGCAGCCGCGCAACCTCGAGATCTTCCGCGACTTCCTCGCGGCCGCGGGGCTCGAGGACCGCGCGGCCGAGCTGCTGCACGCCTCCGGGCGGCTGCAGACCCTCTGCTACAAGGAGGACGTCGAGGCCGCGCTGCGCACCGAGGGGTTCGGCGGCTTCCACCTGCTCGGGCTGAGCGACTTCCCCGGCCAGGGCACTGCGCTCGTCGGGGTGCTCAACGCGTTCTGGGAGTCCAAGGGGTACTGCGCACCGGAGGAGTTCGCGCGGTTCTGCGGGCCGACCGTCCCGCTCGCCCGGCTGCCCCGACGCACCTGGCGGCACGGGGACGACCTCACCTTCGAGGTGCAGGTCGCGCACTTCGGCGCCGCCGAGCTCACCGGCGCCCGGGTCACCTGGAGCCTGCGCGACGACGCGGGGACGGAGGTCCTCGGCGGTGTCGTGGCCGAGGCGGTCGACCTGCCGCTGGGCAACGGGACGCGGCTGGGGACGGTGACCGTCCCGACACGACGGCGCGGCCAGGTCGACCGGGCGGAGCGGCTCACGCTGTGGCTCGGCATCGAGACCGGCGACGCCGTGCACGCCAACGACTGGCCGCTGTGGTTCTACCCGGACGCCGGCCCCGCGGCCGACGTCCCGGCCGACTCCGCGGCCGACGTCCCGGCCGGTCCCCCGTCCGGCGTCGTCGTGACGGGCGAGGTGGACGAGGCGATCCGCCTCGCGACCGACGGGGCCCGTGTCCTGCTCGAGCTCGCCCCCGACGCGATCGGCAACGACGTCGCCCTCGGCTTCACCACGGTGTTCTGGAACACGGCGTGGACCGAGGGGCAGGGGCCGCACACGCTCGGCCTCGTGCACGACCCCGCCCACCGGCTGTTCCGCGACTTCCCGAGCGACGGGCACACGGACTGGCAGTGGTGGGAGCTGCTGCACGGCGCCAGGGCGATGCTCGTCGACGGCCTGCCCGACGGCCTCGAGCCGACCGTGCGCGCGATCGACACCTGGTTCGAGGCACGCCGGCTCGGCGTCCTGGTCGAGGCGCGGCTGGGGGCGGGCACGGTCGCGGTCACGTCGCTCAACCTCCAGGCGTCGCCCGACCGCCCGGCGGCGGCGCACTTCCGCCGGCGCCTCCTCGACCACCTGGCGAGCGACGAGGCACCGCCGGAGGCCGAGATCACCCCGGCGCAGCTCCGCGGCCTGCTGCGCTGA
- a CDS encoding DoxX family protein, which translates to MTIALWIVNILLAAAFLAAGSMKATRSKEQLAAAGMAWTEDYSAAAVRLIGVAEVLGAVGLVLPLALSIAPILTPVAAVALAATMVGAVLTHVRRRESFTPSLVLGVVSVVSAVLGFLVVLG; encoded by the coding sequence GTGACCATCGCCCTGTGGATCGTCAACATCCTCCTCGCCGCCGCGTTCCTCGCCGCCGGGTCCATGAAGGCGACCCGTTCGAAGGAGCAGCTCGCCGCGGCCGGGATGGCGTGGACCGAGGACTACTCCGCCGCCGCCGTGCGCCTGATCGGCGTCGCCGAGGTGCTCGGGGCCGTCGGGCTCGTCCTGCCGCTCGCGCTCTCGATCGCCCCGATCCTGACTCCGGTCGCCGCGGTGGCCCTCGCCGCGACCATGGTCGGCGCCGTCCTCACCCACGTGCGTCGCCGCGAGTCGTTCACGCCGTCCCTCGTCCTCGGCGTCGTCTCGGTCGTGAGCGCGGTGCTCGGCTTCCTCGTCGTCCTCGGCTGA
- a CDS encoding winged helix-turn-helix transcriptional regulator has product MEIGDDEDREPRTDYEGMCHGVRDEDGRAVRDVLDRIGDKWSLLVIGTLAGGRLRFTELQRHIPGVSQRMLTLTLRHLERDGLVSRTVHAEVPPRVEYDLTPTGRTLIAPSVALASWAIESYPAIEASRAAYDAAR; this is encoded by the coding sequence ATGGAGATCGGCGACGACGAGGACCGCGAGCCGCGCACCGACTACGAGGGCATGTGCCACGGCGTGCGGGACGAGGACGGCCGCGCGGTCCGGGACGTCCTCGACCGCATCGGCGACAAGTGGTCGCTGCTCGTCATCGGGACGCTGGCCGGGGGCCGGCTGCGCTTCACCGAGCTGCAGCGGCACATCCCCGGCGTCTCCCAGCGGATGCTCACGCTCACCCTGCGCCATCTCGAGCGCGACGGGCTGGTGAGCCGCACGGTCCACGCGGAGGTGCCGCCCCGCGTCGAGTACGACCTCACCCCGACGGGACGCACGCTCATCGCTCCGTCGGTCGCGCTGGCGAGCTGGGCGATCGAGAGCTATCCCGCGATCGAGGCGTCCCGGGCCGCCTACGACGCCGCGCGCTGA
- a CDS encoding alpha-galactosidase — MARIPTPRPPMGWNSWDCFGTTVTEAEVLANAEVLSRRLAHLGWDTVVVDIDWSDPTARSHGYNAGAPLAIDDHGRLLPDPGRFPSAAGTADGTGFAPLARAVHDLGLRFGIHTMRGIPRIAVERDLPILGTDLTASAVADPSNACEWNPDMVGLRWHDPDPTVRAACRAYYDSTLDLYASWGVDFIKADDMLWPYQAADIAAYARAIERSGRPIELSLSPGRDLSLARLDDLREHATMWRICDDLWDSWADVEANFARLARWAPHASPQGWPDGDMLPLGRISVRAERGEPHDSNLTPAEQRTLLTLWCVARSPLMVGGHLPASSEETFELLSNPGVLALLHASGSREVFREGSLVLWSAEVRADSLPAAYLADLSGADDADTVGVHRYVAAFNTGEEPLVVALDAGNVGLPLRLDGPVTDVWAGAAASAIPVSTQDDGARGVAPGSTAIPVTVEPHGVVLLRYLDRGTGA, encoded by the coding sequence ATGGCCCGCATCCCCACCCCCCGACCGCCGATGGGCTGGAACTCCTGGGACTGCTTCGGGACCACCGTCACCGAGGCCGAGGTCCTCGCCAACGCCGAGGTGCTCAGCCGCCGGCTGGCGCACCTGGGCTGGGACACCGTCGTGGTCGACATCGACTGGTCCGACCCGACCGCCCGCTCCCACGGCTACAACGCCGGGGCCCCGCTCGCGATCGACGACCACGGCCGCCTCCTGCCCGACCCGGGTCGCTTCCCGAGCGCGGCCGGGACGGCCGACGGCACCGGCTTCGCCCCGCTGGCGCGCGCCGTCCACGACCTCGGCCTGCGGTTCGGCATCCACACCATGCGCGGTATCCCCCGGATCGCCGTCGAGCGGGACCTGCCGATCCTCGGCACCGACCTCACCGCGAGCGCCGTCGCCGACCCGAGCAACGCGTGCGAGTGGAACCCGGACATGGTCGGCCTGCGCTGGCACGACCCGGACCCGACCGTCCGCGCCGCGTGCCGGGCCTACTACGACTCGACGCTCGACCTGTACGCCTCGTGGGGCGTCGACTTCATCAAGGCCGACGACATGCTCTGGCCCTACCAGGCCGCCGACATCGCCGCCTACGCGCGCGCCATCGAGCGCTCGGGACGCCCGATCGAGCTGAGCCTCTCCCCCGGCCGCGACCTCAGCCTCGCCCGGCTGGACGACCTGCGCGAGCACGCGACGATGTGGCGCATCTGCGACGACCTGTGGGACTCCTGGGCCGACGTCGAGGCGAACTTCGCGCGCCTCGCCCGGTGGGCGCCGCACGCGTCGCCGCAGGGCTGGCCCGACGGCGACATGCTCCCGCTCGGCCGGATCAGCGTGCGGGCCGAGCGCGGCGAGCCGCACGACAGCAACCTCACCCCCGCCGAGCAGCGCACCCTGCTGACGCTGTGGTGCGTCGCCCGCTCGCCGCTCATGGTCGGTGGGCACCTGCCCGCCTCCAGCGAGGAGACGTTCGAGCTGCTGAGCAACCCCGGCGTCCTGGCGCTGCTGCACGCGAGCGGCTCGCGCGAGGTGTTCCGGGAGGGGTCGCTCGTCCTGTGGAGCGCCGAGGTTCGCGCCGACTCGCTCCCGGCCGCCTACCTCGCCGACCTGAGCGGCGCCGACGACGCGGACACCGTCGGCGTCCACCGCTACGTCGCGGCGTTCAACACGGGCGAGGAGCCGCTCGTCGTCGCGCTCGACGCGGGCAACGTCGGCCTGCCGCTGCGGCTCGACGGCCCGGTGACGGACGTGTGGGCGGGCGCGGCCGCGTCGGCCATCCCGGTGAGCACCCAGGACGACGGCGCGCGCGGCGTCGCCCCGGGCTCGACCGCGATCCCGGTCACGGTCGAGCCCCACGGCGTCGTCCTCCTGCGCTACCTCGACCGCGGCACCGGCGCATGA
- a CDS encoding beta-galactosidase, with protein sequence MPQDEDAQTARTRPSVLFGAAYYAEYHVTDRMTDRLETDLDLMRDAGFTVIRVGESVWSTWEPREGEYDLEWLAPVLDAAHARGIGVILGTPTYAAPPWLQKAYPEIAAQTRTGQPVPWGSRQEIDYTHAAFRFHAERVIRAVVARYADHPAVIGYQVDNEPGLFLFHNPATFRRFVAWLRARYGDVETLNREWGLTYWSHRIAHWDELWTPDGNSLPQYDLAWRRFQSEQTAEFIHWQADIVREYAGADQFVMTCIAYPRPAVDDELLTSRLDVAAGNPYFGAQDHLDPAQTLAPFEGWVTSGVAGVLRQADRLYSSRQDRFLVTETGAQSIGGAGYNLPPYPGQLTQAAFALVSRGASMIEYWHWHTLSYGTETYWGGVLPHGLEPGRVYREVAETGRRLAAIGSALDGFDPDADVALLWSTDSRYALDATAPFRGAADGRDGAYERIVDAFHGGAIDAGAQVRILHTAQALDLGAAALAERYPVLVAAGNYVATDADLRLLLDYAAAGGHLVLGPRTGYADDEARARVAVAPDVLRSAAGVRYEEFSTLERDVPVTLHETLGSVRATVDGSAAATLWIDGLALDAAGAGLADSAGAALGDARTDADPAAATLATYDHPFFGAFPAVTTRPHGAGRVTVVGTIPNRPLAAAVMAWAVPDPIGHGLARVGLPVTVGSGALPDGRRAWFLFNWSWREYDVELRRDVARLDAADGADAHGAADDAGGRHRAGDRLSVGPWSVATLIDV encoded by the coding sequence ATGCCGCAGGACGAAGACGCCCAGACCGCACGGACCCGCCCGAGCGTGCTGTTCGGCGCCGCCTACTACGCCGAGTACCACGTGACCGACCGGATGACCGATCGGCTCGAGACGGACCTCGACCTCATGCGGGACGCCGGGTTCACCGTCATCCGGGTCGGGGAGTCCGTCTGGTCGACCTGGGAGCCGCGCGAGGGGGAGTACGACCTGGAGTGGTTGGCGCCCGTCCTCGATGCGGCGCACGCCCGCGGCATCGGCGTGATCCTCGGCACCCCGACCTACGCGGCGCCGCCGTGGCTGCAGAAGGCCTACCCGGAGATCGCCGCGCAGACGCGGACCGGGCAGCCGGTGCCGTGGGGGAGCCGCCAGGAGATCGACTACACGCACGCCGCGTTCCGGTTCCACGCGGAGCGGGTGATCCGCGCCGTCGTCGCGCGCTATGCCGACCACCCGGCCGTCATCGGCTACCAGGTCGACAACGAGCCGGGCCTGTTCCTGTTCCACAACCCGGCGACGTTCCGCCGGTTCGTCGCCTGGCTGCGCGCGCGGTACGGCGACGTCGAGACGCTCAACCGCGAGTGGGGGCTGACCTACTGGTCGCACCGGATCGCGCACTGGGACGAGCTGTGGACCCCGGACGGCAACAGCCTTCCCCAGTACGACCTGGCCTGGCGCCGGTTCCAGTCCGAGCAGACGGCCGAGTTCATCCACTGGCAGGCCGACATCGTGCGCGAGTACGCCGGGGCCGACCAGTTCGTCATGACCTGCATCGCCTACCCGCGGCCGGCCGTTGACGACGAGCTGCTCACGAGCCGGCTCGACGTCGCGGCGGGCAACCCCTACTTCGGTGCCCAGGACCACCTCGACCCCGCGCAGACGCTCGCGCCGTTCGAGGGCTGGGTCACCAGCGGGGTGGCGGGCGTGCTGCGCCAGGCCGACCGGCTCTACTCCTCCCGCCAGGACCGGTTCCTGGTGACGGAGACCGGCGCGCAGAGCATCGGCGGCGCCGGGTACAACCTCCCGCCCTACCCGGGACAGCTCACCCAGGCCGCGTTCGCGCTCGTCTCGCGCGGTGCGTCGATGATCGAGTACTGGCACTGGCACACGCTCTCCTACGGCACCGAGACCTACTGGGGCGGGGTCCTGCCGCACGGCCTCGAGCCCGGCCGGGTCTATCGCGAGGTCGCCGAGACCGGCCGGCGCCTCGCCGCCATCGGCTCCGCGCTGGACGGGTTCGACCCCGACGCGGACGTCGCGCTGCTCTGGTCGACGGACTCCCGCTACGCCCTGGACGCCACCGCCCCGTTCCGTGGTGCCGCCGACGGTCGCGACGGTGCCTACGAGCGGATCGTCGACGCCTTCCACGGCGGGGCGATCGACGCCGGCGCCCAGGTCCGCATCCTGCACACCGCCCAGGCGCTCGACCTCGGTGCGGCCGCCCTCGCCGAGCGCTACCCCGTCCTCGTCGCGGCCGGGAACTACGTCGCGACGGACGCCGACCTCCGCCTCCTTCTCGACTACGCGGCGGCGGGCGGCCACCTCGTCCTCGGGCCGCGCACCGGGTACGCCGACGACGAGGCCCGCGCCCGGGTCGCCGTCGCCCCCGACGTGCTGAGGTCCGCCGCCGGCGTGCGGTACGAGGAGTTCTCCACGCTCGAGCGCGACGTCCCCGTGACGCTCCACGAGACGCTCGGCTCGGTGCGGGCCACCGTCGACGGGTCGGCCGCGGCGACCCTGTGGATCGACGGCCTCGCGCTCGACGCGGCCGGCGCCGGGCTCGCCGACTCGGCCGGCGCCGCGCTCGGGGACGCGCGCACCGACGCCGACCCCGCCGCCGCGACGCTCGCCACGTACGACCACCCGTTCTTCGGCGCCTTCCCGGCCGTCACCACCCGGCCGCACGGAGCCGGACGCGTCACCGTCGTCGGGACGATCCCCAACCGCCCGCTCGCCGCGGCGGTCATGGCCTGGGCCGTCCCCGACCCGATCGGTCACGGCCTCGCGCGGGTCGGGCTCCCGGTCACCGTCGGTTCCGGCGCGCTCCCGGACGGCCGGCGCGCCTGGTTCCTGTTCAACTGGTCCTGGCGGGAGTACGACGTCGAGCTGCGCCGCGACGTCGCCCGCCTCGACGCGGCGGACGGCGCCGACGCGCACGGCGCGGCCGACGACGCCGGGGGCCGCCACCGCGCCGGCGACCGGCTGTCCGTCGGGCCGTGGTCGGTCGCGACCCTGATCGACGTCTGA